From one Nitrosococcus halophilus Nc 4 genomic stretch:
- a CDS encoding acyl-CoA dehydrogenase family protein codes for MAKDSLGRLKGLSKADRQQIEATQEMLGPEPETMGFVKNLFWGHFREELVFPFPQVNPEETTRCDQLLAELDQYLENEHPAIAIDQEQKIPEWVVKRLFSMGIMGMIVPKEYGGGGFGITSYNRVLSRIGRRCGSTAVMVSAHQSIGCGAIILFGTEAQKKRFLPSMAKDYLSAFCLSEPNVGSDAGGQETRCELSEDGRFYILNGEKKWASSAALSGLFTVLAKQKIQDPQSGKEKDHVTALICTPDMEGIDIYSRNRSKCGIRGTWQARIRFRDVKVPKENLLHQEGKGLKVALTCLDYGRCTLAAGMVGSATMAYEQAVKWAQYRYQFGCPLAEFEQIQAKIAAMAAYCYAMEAMLYMTTGMLDRHDEDIMLETGICKVFCSEMGYRVIDEALQIMGGESYMTENEIERLWRDSRINLIVEGANEVMLSFIFGYGSKQLGESLLKIAENPLKHLGQALQLSAELFLGVKKPRPRITRLHPSLAPLKKKLENYTQQLSHQIKRMFHQHREKLITRQLLQGRLSWIAIWLYAMSCSLSHLERNLRLGMKSEHIGLQRAMVEHFFDLASRAIEQNFQALEKNADGTLHAAAQAALRQVDQLPNANYVIPEKTPIKEARGSGRQPDQSPIQQFGSGWLTL; via the coding sequence ATGGCCAAAGATTCACTGGGACGCCTAAAGGGCCTTTCCAAGGCCGATCGCCAACAAATCGAAGCAACCCAGGAAATGCTAGGGCCTGAGCCTGAAACCATGGGATTCGTGAAAAACCTCTTTTGGGGTCATTTCCGGGAGGAGCTGGTTTTTCCATTCCCCCAAGTCAACCCAGAAGAAACCACCCGTTGCGATCAGCTCCTGGCCGAGCTGGACCAGTACCTGGAAAACGAGCACCCCGCTATCGCCATTGATCAGGAGCAAAAAATCCCCGAGTGGGTAGTCAAGCGTCTGTTCAGCATGGGAATCATGGGGATGATTGTCCCCAAGGAATATGGAGGGGGGGGCTTTGGGATTACCAGCTATAACCGGGTGCTCTCCCGGATTGGGCGGCGTTGCGGTTCAACCGCGGTCATGGTCTCCGCCCACCAATCCATTGGTTGCGGCGCCATTATCTTATTTGGAACAGAAGCGCAAAAAAAACGCTTCCTTCCCTCCATGGCCAAGGACTATCTCAGCGCCTTTTGCCTTTCCGAGCCTAATGTGGGCTCCGATGCGGGTGGCCAAGAAACCCGCTGCGAGCTTTCTGAGGATGGCCGGTTTTATATTCTCAATGGCGAGAAAAAATGGGCCTCCTCCGCTGCCTTATCGGGTCTCTTTACTGTCCTGGCCAAACAAAAGATCCAGGACCCACAGAGCGGAAAAGAAAAAGACCATGTCACCGCCCTTATCTGCACCCCGGATATGGAAGGCATCGATATCTACTCCCGCAACCGCAGCAAATGCGGCATTCGGGGAACTTGGCAGGCCAGAATCCGCTTCCGCGATGTAAAGGTTCCCAAAGAAAACCTCCTCCACCAGGAAGGAAAAGGGCTCAAAGTTGCCCTTACCTGCCTGGACTATGGTCGCTGCACGCTTGCGGCCGGAATGGTGGGATCAGCCACCATGGCTTACGAGCAGGCGGTAAAGTGGGCTCAATACCGCTATCAGTTTGGCTGCCCTCTGGCGGAATTTGAGCAGATCCAAGCCAAAATCGCTGCCATGGCGGCCTATTGTTATGCCATGGAGGCCATGCTCTACATGACGACCGGCATGTTAGATCGCCATGATGAGGACATCATGCTAGAGACGGGAATTTGCAAGGTCTTTTGCTCGGAAATGGGTTACCGGGTCATCGATGAAGCCCTCCAAATCATGGGAGGCGAAAGCTATATGACCGAGAATGAAATTGAACGCCTGTGGCGAGACAGCCGGATCAACCTCATTGTCGAGGGAGCCAACGAGGTGATGCTAAGTTTTATCTTTGGCTATGGTTCGAAACAACTTGGCGAATCCCTCTTAAAAATTGCAGAAAACCCTCTGAAGCATTTGGGCCAGGCGCTGCAGTTAAGCGCCGAGCTTTTCCTGGGAGTAAAAAAACCAAGACCTAGGATCACCCGCCTTCACCCCTCCCTAGCGCCACTGAAAAAGAAGCTGGAAAACTATACCCAGCAGCTCTCCCATCAAATCAAACGCATGTTCCACCAACACCGGGAAAAGCTTATCACCCGGCAACTGCTCCAGGGGCGGCTAAGTTGGATTGCCATCTGGCTCTACGCCATGAGTTGCAGCCTGTCTCATCTGGAGCGAAATCTTCGATTAGGAATGAAAAGCGAGCACATCGGTCTTCAAAGGGCAATGGTTGAACATTTCTTTGATTTGGCCAGCCGAGCCATTGAACAAAATTTCCAGGCCTTAGAAAAGAATGCAGATGGAACCCTCCATGCCGCAGCTCAAGCTGCTTTGCGCCAAGTCGATCAGCTCCCAAACGCCAACTATGTGATCCCAGAAAAAACCCCAATCAAAGAAGCACGGGGAAGCGGCCGTCAGCCCGATCAATCCCCTATCCAGCAATTCGGCTCAGGCTGGCTCACCCTATAG
- a CDS encoding ribonuclease Z produces the protein MKPLLQPLVVNDPFDDPVLYLDFLFEKRALLFDLGDIRALPARKILRISDIFVSHTHMDHFADFDWLLRLVLGREKRLRLFGPPGFIDHLKHKLGAYSWNLVHNYENNLDLIVTELHSEESGRQSIFRCHRAFAQEHQEDPHLPAGILVDEPNFRVRTKILDHGIPCLGFAVEESQHINIWKNRLQEMGLPVGPWLRDLKQAILTGQPNETPIRIWKQKNKEEHPKFLPLGLLKQRVLHITPGQKISYIVDIGYSESNLKKVVELIHDSHFLFIETTFLHQDAEMAAEKYHLTARQAGWIAREARVKQLIPINFSPRYSDQRQELIAEAQEAFAG, from the coding sequence ATGAAACCTCTACTACAACCCTTGGTCGTCAATGATCCCTTTGATGATCCCGTCCTCTACCTGGACTTTCTCTTTGAGAAACGGGCCCTGTTGTTTGACCTAGGAGATATCCGGGCCCTTCCTGCACGAAAGATTCTCCGCATTAGTGATATCTTCGTTTCCCACACCCATATGGACCACTTTGCAGATTTTGACTGGTTATTACGGTTGGTTCTGGGGAGAGAGAAGCGGTTGCGGCTATTCGGACCTCCTGGTTTTATCGACCATCTAAAACATAAACTGGGGGCCTACAGCTGGAACCTAGTCCATAACTATGAGAATAACCTAGACCTTATCGTCACCGAGCTACACTCTGAGGAAAGCGGTCGGCAGTCAATTTTTCGCTGCCACCGGGCCTTTGCCCAAGAGCACCAAGAAGATCCCCATCTTCCCGCGGGCATCCTGGTGGACGAACCTAACTTTAGGGTACGCACCAAGATCCTAGACCATGGCATTCCCTGCTTAGGCTTTGCAGTCGAAGAGAGCCAGCATATCAACATATGGAAGAATCGTCTGCAAGAGATGGGGCTACCTGTAGGCCCCTGGCTGCGGGATTTAAAGCAGGCTATCTTAACCGGACAGCCTAATGAAACCCCCATAAGGATTTGGAAGCAGAAAAATAAAGAAGAGCACCCAAAATTCCTGCCTCTTGGCCTGTTGAAACAACGAGTTTTACATATTACGCCCGGGCAAAAAATCAGTTATATCGTTGACATAGGCTATTCGGAGAGCAACCTCAAAAAGGTGGTGGAATTGATTCATGACTCTCATTTCCTATTCATCGAGACCACTTTTCTCCACCAAGATGCAGAGATGGCGGCAGAAAAATATCACCTTACTGCCCGACAGGCTGGCTGGATTGCCCGGGAGGCGAGAGTCAAACAACTCATCCCCATCAACTTCTCACCCCGCTATTCTGACCAGCGACAAGAGCTGATAGCAGAAGCCCAAGAGGCATTTGCAGGCTGA
- a CDS encoding TraR/DksA family transcriptional regulator, whose product MAQSLSNKQRSEFKQKLQQRFDELREQVRQELRESDNEHYIELAGKVHDPEEASLADLLVDIDLAIIDLHIEEIRDIEHALMRFPMGSYGTCTDCGADIDYQRLQANPAAKRCLDCQARHERTHAEKAYPTL is encoded by the coding sequence ATGGCACAGAGCCTTTCAAATAAACAACGCAGTGAATTTAAGCAAAAGCTACAACAGCGGTTTGATGAATTGCGGGAACAGGTACGGCAGGAACTTCGGGAAAGTGATAATGAACACTACATTGAACTTGCCGGAAAAGTGCATGATCCAGAAGAGGCCTCTCTGGCTGATCTCCTCGTAGATATCGACCTTGCCATAATTGATCTTCACATTGAGGAAATTCGGGATATTGAGCATGCGCTGATGCGCTTTCCCATGGGCAGTTATGGCACCTGTACCGATTGCGGCGCCGACATAGATTATCAGCGCCTTCAAGCTAATCCAGCAGCAAAACGATGCCTTGATTGTCAAGCCAGACACGAGCGAACCCACGCGGAAAAAGCTTACCCAACCCTCTAA
- a CDS encoding c-type cytochrome, with amino-acid sequence MLKPKHLLLISTVIASSTALPLFAEQQHQHDAHRNLLGNLPADKVEEIRALENPLPKSPDAIAKGKKIYEGKGGCANCHGQTGAGDGPLAADLDPPPRNFQAHPTWLHHSEGEVFWVIKHGIPGSTMPSFNGILTDKEIWALLRFLPTLTATSEKGMKAEDQHQHEHDHGHSEPNTSEQDHEHNTHKEHGHQPEHGH; translated from the coding sequence GTGCTGAAACCAAAACACCTCTTGCTAATCTCAACGGTGATTGCCTCTTCTACTGCCCTCCCCCTTTTTGCAGAACAGCAACATCAACATGATGCCCACAGGAATCTCCTCGGAAACCTCCCCGCCGATAAAGTCGAGGAAATCCGTGCTCTGGAAAATCCTTTACCTAAATCGCCCGATGCCATAGCAAAGGGCAAGAAAATTTATGAAGGTAAAGGCGGGTGCGCCAATTGCCATGGGCAAACAGGCGCTGGAGATGGACCCCTGGCTGCCGACCTAGATCCTCCTCCGCGCAACTTCCAAGCACATCCTACCTGGTTACATCATAGCGAAGGAGAAGTTTTCTGGGTCATCAAACACGGCATCCCGGGATCAACTATGCCCTCCTTCAACGGTATTCTGACTGATAAGGAGATTTGGGCATTATTACGCTTTTTACCCACCCTCACTGCCACCTCGGAAAAAGGCATGAAGGCAGAAGATCAGCACCAACATGAGCATGATCATGGACATTCCGAGCCTAATACTTCGGAACAAGATCATGAACATAACACACATAAAGAGCATGGGCATCAGCCAGAGCACGGACACTAA
- the pcnB gene encoding polynucleotide adenylyltransferase PcnB, with translation MIPRSEHVISRANISEPALNVLYRLKKAGFSAYLVGGCVRDLLLGHEPKDFDVTTDARPEQIRDLFRSCRLVGRRFRLAHVRFGRDIIEVATFRGPPGKGLSENGRIVSDNVYGTLEQDAWRRDFSVNALYYNIRDFSVVDYTGGMEDLKAGRLRLIGDPVTRYREDPVRMLRAVRFAAKLGFTFHPESEKPIWDLAPSLQEIPSARLFEEVLKLFLGGCAVQTFELLRHFHLFQWLFPQTEACLAEEEKGFPRTFLVQALSNTDTRIEEGKPVTPAFLFAALLWEPTRKLTERYQQEGIPGAQAMRKAAEVVLANQAVHVALPRRFSLPMREIWYLQPRFAYRRGKRPLRLLQHPRFRAAYDFLLLRAQSGEELEELCQWWTKIQEMGEKERLRYVKIVTKSRHRRKPRKRVGKSATPTEA, from the coding sequence ATTATTCCTCGCTCTGAGCATGTAATCTCGCGCGCCAATATCAGCGAGCCTGCTCTCAATGTGTTATATCGTTTGAAAAAAGCGGGTTTTAGCGCCTATTTGGTTGGAGGTTGCGTGCGTGATCTGTTACTTGGCCATGAGCCCAAGGATTTCGACGTAACCACAGATGCTAGGCCAGAGCAAATTCGAGATCTATTCCGCAGTTGCCGGTTGGTTGGACGCCGGTTTCGCTTAGCCCATGTTCGCTTTGGACGGGATATTATTGAGGTGGCTACTTTTCGCGGCCCTCCAGGGAAAGGGTTGAGCGAGAATGGGCGTATCGTGAGCGATAATGTTTACGGAACCCTGGAACAGGATGCCTGGCGGCGGGATTTCTCGGTTAACGCTTTATATTACAATATCAGGGATTTCTCCGTGGTGGATTACACGGGGGGTATGGAAGATCTTAAAGCCGGCCGATTGCGCTTGATCGGCGATCCGGTGACCCGTTACCGGGAAGATCCGGTGCGGATGTTACGTGCAGTTCGATTTGCCGCCAAGTTGGGGTTTACTTTCCATCCTGAGAGCGAGAAGCCCATTTGGGATCTTGCCCCTTCTCTGCAAGAGATACCTTCGGCAAGGTTATTTGAAGAAGTGTTGAAACTGTTTCTTGGGGGGTGTGCGGTACAGACTTTCGAGTTACTTCGCCATTTTCATCTGTTCCAATGGTTATTTCCACAAACTGAGGCTTGTTTAGCCGAAGAGGAAAAAGGTTTTCCTCGAACTTTCTTGGTTCAGGCCCTGAGCAACACGGATACTCGAATTGAAGAGGGTAAGCCGGTGACACCCGCATTTTTATTTGCGGCTTTACTATGGGAACCTACTCGAAAGCTTACCGAACGCTACCAGCAAGAAGGCATTCCGGGAGCTCAAGCGATGCGCAAAGCTGCAGAAGTCGTGTTAGCCAATCAGGCCGTCCATGTGGCCTTGCCCCGGCGGTTTTCGTTGCCCATGCGTGAGATCTGGTATTTGCAGCCCCGCTTTGCTTATCGCCGGGGTAAGCGACCCTTGCGCCTACTGCAACACCCACGCTTTCGAGCTGCCTATGATTTCCTCTTGTTGCGGGCCCAGTCGGGTGAAGAGCTGGAAGAGCTTTGTCAATGGTGGACTAAAATTCAGGAGATGGGAGAAAAGGAACGTTTACGCTATGTTAAGATTGTGACAAAGTCCCGCCATCGCCGGAAGCCGAGGAAGCGTGTGGGTAAGTCTGCGACCCCAACGGAGGCTTAA
- the folK gene encoding 2-amino-4-hydroxy-6-hydroxymethyldihydropteridine diphosphokinase, translating into MVRAYIGLGSNLNQPQEQVCQALAELAALPQTRRVAHSKLYRSAPMGPQDQPDYINAVAVLDTGLGPFDLLAKLQAIEQSHHRVRKRHWGERTLDLDLLLYGDLEIATEKLTIPHSQLHERAFVLYPLAEVAPQVVVPGRGRVVDLAQCCSPQGLQRL; encoded by the coding sequence ATGGTTCGAGCTTATATTGGGTTAGGAAGCAATCTTAACCAGCCTCAGGAGCAAGTTTGTCAAGCCCTGGCTGAGCTCGCTGCTCTGCCCCAAACCCGCCGTGTAGCCCATTCTAAGCTCTACCGAAGCGCTCCGATGGGGCCTCAAGATCAACCGGATTATATTAATGCAGTTGCGGTCCTGGACACGGGGCTGGGACCTTTTGACTTGCTAGCTAAGCTGCAAGCTATTGAGCAGAGCCATCATCGAGTCCGCAAGCGCCACTGGGGTGAGCGCACTTTGGATCTCGATTTGCTCTTGTACGGTGACTTAGAGATTGCGACGGAGAAGTTGACCATACCCCATTCCCAATTGCATGAGCGGGCCTTTGTGCTCTATCCCTTAGCAGAAGTCGCCCCCCAGGTGGTGGTCCCTGGGCGAGGAAGGGTGGTTGATCTTGCCCAGTGCTGTTCCCCTCAGGGCTTACAACGGTTATGA
- the panB gene encoding 3-methyl-2-oxobutanoate hydroxymethyltransferase, producing the protein MSRLTLTKLRKMKQQGEKIAMLTAYDASFAALLETAGVEALLVGDSLGMVVQGQESTLPVTMDDMVYHCRNVVRGSHRAFVLADMPFMSYATPTQAVDNAARLMREGGAQMVKLEGGSLLRKTVEQLTTRGIPVCAHLGLLPQSVHRIGGYRVQGREESSAQQIHEDAVILQQAGADMLILECVPARLGNEITQALEIPVISCGAGPDCDGQVLVLYDLLGISPGKPPSFSRNFLDGADSIPNAIQAYVSAVKKGQFPTLELSY; encoded by the coding sequence ATGAGCCGCTTGACTTTAACTAAATTACGGAAAATGAAACAGCAGGGCGAGAAGATCGCCATGCTGACGGCCTATGATGCCAGCTTTGCTGCCTTGCTGGAAACTGCCGGAGTGGAGGCATTGCTCGTAGGTGATTCCTTAGGCATGGTCGTCCAGGGACAAGAGAGTACATTACCGGTCACTATGGATGACATGGTTTATCATTGCCGGAACGTCGTGCGAGGAAGCCACCGTGCTTTTGTTCTGGCAGATATGCCTTTTATGAGCTATGCCACTCCCACTCAGGCGGTTGATAACGCTGCCCGACTGATGCGCGAAGGGGGGGCGCAAATGGTAAAACTCGAAGGAGGAAGCCTGCTGCGCAAGACTGTGGAGCAACTCACTACACGGGGTATTCCCGTCTGCGCTCACCTAGGACTGTTGCCCCAATCGGTGCACCGGATTGGGGGTTATCGCGTACAGGGCCGGGAAGAGAGTTCGGCACAACAGATTCACGAAGATGCTGTGATTTTGCAGCAGGCGGGGGCAGATATGTTGATTTTGGAATGCGTCCCAGCTCGCCTTGGCAACGAAATCACCCAGGCATTAGAGATTCCCGTCATTAGTTGTGGTGCTGGCCCTGACTGCGATGGCCAAGTATTGGTACTTTATGACCTGTTGGGCATTAGCCCTGGTAAGCCCCCAAGCTTTAGCCGGAATTTTCTTGATGGGGCAGATAGCATTCCAAATGCGATTCAGGCCTATGTCAGTGCGGTAAAAAAGGGCCAGTTCCCTACTCTTGAGCTGAGTTACTAA
- the panC gene encoding pantoate--beta-alanine ligase: MQTLRTIAAVRSAVECWRTSRERVALVPTMGNLHAGHLALVARAAQLADRVVVSIFVNPLQFNDQDDYARYPRTFEKDQQWLAEHGVAVLFAPLLEDIYPQQLENVTRVEVPGLSDILEGASRLGHFRGVTTVVTALFNIVQPHVAVFGEKDYQQLLIIRRMVADLAMPVDIEGVATVRDKDGLALSSRNNYLTEEERARAPALFGALGNTAEAVKGGRCDFSTLEEEGCQTLASEGFRPDYFCIRRAEDLAEPIGSEESLVILAAAYLGKARLIDNVPVRLK, encoded by the coding sequence ATGCAAACCTTACGAACTATTGCCGCAGTGCGCAGTGCTGTAGAATGCTGGCGGACTTCCCGGGAGCGGGTAGCCTTGGTGCCTACCATGGGTAATCTTCACGCAGGCCATTTGGCTCTGGTTGCACGGGCCGCTCAATTGGCGGATCGGGTCGTTGTCAGCATCTTCGTTAACCCTCTCCAATTCAATGATCAGGACGATTATGCTCGTTATCCCCGGACCTTTGAAAAAGATCAGCAATGGTTAGCCGAGCATGGAGTTGCGGTGCTCTTTGCCCCTTTGCTGGAAGATATTTATCCGCAGCAGTTGGAAAACGTCACACGGGTCGAGGTACCCGGACTTTCAGATATTTTGGAAGGCGCTTCCCGGTTAGGACATTTCCGGGGGGTGACTACTGTGGTGACCGCATTATTTAATATTGTACAGCCTCATGTGGCGGTATTTGGAGAAAAAGATTATCAGCAACTGCTTATTATCCGGCGCATGGTTGCCGATCTTGCTATGCCTGTAGATATTGAGGGCGTGGCTACGGTGCGGGATAAAGATGGTTTAGCATTAAGCTCCCGTAATAACTATCTTACGGAGGAGGAGCGGGCAAGGGCCCCCGCCCTCTTTGGCGCCCTCGGTAACACTGCGGAAGCAGTGAAGGGGGGACGGTGCGATTTTTCAACTTTAGAGGAAGAAGGCTGCCAAACATTGGCGAGTGAGGGGTTTCGCCCTGATTATTTTTGTATCCGAAGGGCAGAGGATCTCGCTGAGCCAATAGGGAGTGAAGAAAGCCTGGTTATTCTTGCTGCTGCCTACCTAGGAAAGGCTCGTCTTATCGATAACGTGCCTGTTCGGTTGAAGTGA